A stretch of DNA from Roseinatronobacter sp. S2:
CGGCGCGCTCCATCAGTTCTGCAAATTCTGTCCGTGGATGCGCGTTCATATACCTGCCCTTATCTGTGTCGGTTATTGACAACATGTCATAATCCGTCCCAGCATGATTGGAAACCCTGTTTCTGTAATTTGTTCATGTTTTGTTCTAACTTGGGGTTAAGACAGATGGCGCTTTCTTGCATTCGGATGCGGTCTTAACTTGAAATCTACCCTCCTGTCATATATGTCTCCCCTGTCGTCTATGATCGGGTGAGCTTTCGAGCGATACGGCGACCTGCCAGCTTTGCTGGTCCCCAGTGGGGCGCAAGAGGATCCCGACCCGAGCGCAAGCTCGCGATGTAGGTCCTGCGGGGCCTATTTTCGTTTCTGGGACAGACTTCAGCGGCGGCGGATTTGGACGGGCGGGCCAAGGGGTGTCTGGACGCCGCGTGCGACCGCATCAACCAAGCGCGGGAATGACACCGGACTCGCCCACTTCGTCATGTTCCCTTTCTCATAAGCGGATCGAACGATAACGGCAACATCGGCATCTTTGTGTTTAGAGCGCGTCGGGTCGAAAAACACAGCGTATGGCGGTGTGCCAGCCATTCCGCGCAGGAAGAAGAAGTTACGGTCCTTTGACCTGTAAACACTGTGTCCCCCGATGGTGCTGAAAAGCTGGGGCAGGTCACGGGACAACTCCCAGCGTCTTTCATCAAAAGCGCGCCAGTCTCCCGGTCTACGACTGTAGATCAGATCGGGGGTGTGGTGGTCTGGATTGAATACCGATGTGAAAACGTGGTCCTCATATGTAACCCGCACGGAATAATCCGTTTCGTTATGCGTTACACTGAATACGAATGGATCGAGGTGGGCTAGATCGAAGACCTGACCCCTGATCTTCTTATTTTTGAAGTGCGGCATGGTCGATCAGTCGCTATCTTTCACGACCCGGAGCGTAGGCTTGCCCTTCTTGGAGGTTTTGGCCTTCTTCTCGGCCGTCTTCGCTTCGCGCTCCTCGATCTTTTCCTTGGCAAAGGGCATGACCTCTTTGATTAGACCGTCAAAGGAGTATTCGTTCGTGAGGTTGCCGGTTTCCTTGTAGCTCCGCTGGTGCCGTTCGATCAGACCGGCCTCAACAAGGCCTGTAATCACACGGGTTACATGGCGGGGGCTGCGACCTACCGCTTCGGCAATGGTCCCGATTGCAGGACGCGGCCGTCCATCCTTCGTCCACCAAAAGGTGCAAAGGAACAGAAGAATATTCACCTCAAGCGGACTGAGGCCAAGAGCCTTCTGCCGCTCTAGGATAACACTCGGGAAAACGGTAAACCCGCTCTCCATGAGAGTCTTTGTCCACTTCTTCTCATTCTCACGGAGCTGCTTTTCCTGCTCCTTTGGTTTGGTTTGCTGTGCCATAGTGATACCTCGAAATCATTGTTAATCAGTCATATGCACGCTCTTTGCAGCTCAATCAAACCGAAGGGGGTGACACCAGCGACAGGGGCTGAGGGATACTCGGATAGTCCACTTGGGGTCATGTTGAGGAATATGGTTGAATGGAATCTACTTTGGGCGACAGGTGCGACAGGGGGAATCCTGCCATGAGCGGCAGGGGCCAGTGACGCAATGGTCACCCCCTCCCGCCACCTATGTCGGGGGTGGGAGTGCATTTTTCTAGAGTGAAATGGCGAAAAAGCTCTATTCAGCAGAGATTTGGCGCATCTTACCCAGCTATTTGGGCAATAGCACGCTGTAAGGTGCTGCGGTTTACGCCAAGAATCTCCGCCATCCCGGAAACTGTCTCACGCTTAGCCTCGATAGCAGTCTTTGCATGGGCGATTTGGGCAGCGGTGAGGGCAGGGGGCCTGCCTAGGCGTTTGCCACGCTTCTTCGCAGCGCGCAGGCCAGCCTTTGTGCGCTCCTGGATCAAGTCGCGCTCGAACTCGGCCAGCGCGCCCATGATGTGAAAAACCAGTCGCCCGCCTGCGGTCGTCGTGTCGATCCCGTCTGTAAGGCTGCGAAACTCGATGCCCCGATCTCCGAAGAGCTTCAGAAGATGAATCAGGTCGGCAATAGACCGTCCTACGCGGTCCAGCTTCCAAACCACCAGCAAGTCGCGTTCACCCAGTAGCCCCATCACCTCGGAAAACCCTGCCCGGCTCTCGGCCGCCGTTGTGCCGCTCTGCGCCTGATCGGTGATGATCCGGTCGCATCCGGCCTCGGTCAGTGCCTCGATCTGTAGATCAAGGTTCTGCTCCCCTGTGGACACCCTTGCATAGCCAATTTTCATTCGATCTTTTTGCACGAGGTTTTTGCATCAGTCCAGAACAAGGAAAATCAATGGCTTGACGGCGGACAGCAAGCTGCCGCGAAAAGGGTCGTTTTTGCGGCAATCCATCGCGGCCAAAAACCTGCCAGAACCACACTGGTTTTGCCGGGAGATTCTGTCGAGGCTAAGCCATTGATCCAGCGTGACGAAGGGTTAGGGGACAGAACCCACCGTATTTGACCTTCCATTCTGACCAGTGGTTTTTGACCCTGTCAACCGGCAGAGAGCGGACCCTTCCGCGTCAAAGATGCGAAAACCTCAGTATCGGTCCAGTGCGTCCAGCACAGGGCAGTGTGGTACGTCGGCACCGCTGCATCGCGCGGCCGTCTGGGCAAGCGCGGATTCGATCCGGTGCAGATCAGCGATCTTCGCGCGCACGTCAGCGAGGTGGCGGTCCGTGCGCGCCTTGACCTCGGCGCAGGTCGGGACAGTCCCATCCTCCAGTCCCAGAAGCCCTTTGATATCTTCGAGCGTGAAACCAAGCTCACGCGCCCGCAGGATGAAGCGCAGGCGGGAGACATGGGCGGCGGCGTAGATCCGGTATCCTGCTGCCGTACGTGGCGGATCAGGCAGCAGGCCCGTTTTTTCGTAATAGCGGATCGTTTCGATATTGCAGCCGGTGGCGCGGGCCAGTTCTCCGCGCGTCAGACTGATCTCCATTTCGTGACCGGACATCAATATTTTCCCTCTTGAGCCTGTACTTGCTACAGACCGTAAACCTGTTTTCAATCGGAGACGAGAGGATCAATACATGGCGCTGACAGATGAAAGAACGAACACCTGCGCTGCGGGCCAATCGTCGCGCAAGGGCTGGCTGGCGGCGGGTGGGGTGCTTGGCGCGTTTCTTGCCTCGGCGTGTTGCATCGGGCCTTTGGTGCTGCTGATGCTCGGCATCTCGGGCGCCTGGATCAGCACCCTGACCGCGCTGGAGCCCTATAAGCCCATCTTCGCCGTGATCGCGCTCGGCTTCATCGCCGCCGGGTTCCGGCAGGTGTATTTCCGCAAGCCGACCGTCTGCGAGCCCGGCTCGTATTGTGCACGCCCGTCCTCGGCCCGGATCACCAAGACCGCGCTCTGGGCCGCGCTCATTCTCGTTGTCGCAGCCCTCAGCATCGACTGGTGGGCCCCGCTTCTCTACTGACCCCGAAAGGAAACCACGTGAAAAAGCTTTTTGTTCTCGCACTGCTGGCCGTCAGCGGCGCACCTGCGATCACTGCCATCCCCGCAAGCGCCCAGTCCGTCGCGGCTGAGCAATCCGTTACCTTCGCGGTCGACAACATGACCTGTGCGCTCTGCCCTGTCACCGTGAAGCGCGCGATGGAACGCGTCGAAGGCGTGCGCGACGTCGAGATCGACTTTGCTGCCCGCACCGCGACGGTTCTTTTTGACGCCGCCACAACCAATGCCGAGGCCATTGCACAGGCTTCTGCAAATGCGGGCTATCCCGCCGTGACAGGCGGGTGACATGATGCGCGACGACCTGATGGGCGGAATTCTGGCGACGGCGATTGCGGCACCTGCGGTGATCATCTGCTGCGGCGGTGGCACTGTGCTGCTTGCCGGAGGTCTCGGCGCAATGGGCGCTGTTGGCGGTTGGCTGAGTGGTGTGAACGGTCTTTCGGTCGTAGTTGCCGCAGCCGGTGTCGGCCTGGCATGGCGCGGGTTTCTTCGCCACAACGCATCCGGGGCCTGCTGCAATACCCCTAAGTTGGCGAAGGCCGCGCGGCATGGCTGATGGCACCGACAGCAAGCTTCTGGCCACAGGGATCGTTGGCACGGTCATCGCGGCGCTCTGCTGCTTCACACCGGTCCTTGTGGTGGCTCTGGGCGGGTTCGGGCTGGCGGCGGTGCTGGGCTGGATCGACTATGTGCTCTTTCCGGCACTCGCCTTCTTCATCGGCCTGACAATCTACGCCGTCGCGCGCAAGACCCGACGCGCCCGCCAGCACTGAAACTTTCTCGAAAGGATACCTCTCATGATGACGAACTGCTTTTCCGCAATGGCCGGGTTTGGACCCGGATGGGGTACCCTGCCGGTCCTGATCGCGGTCACCGCCGCGCTGACCTACCTGCTGACAAAGAGCGCCAATACGCGCCGTGATCGGGTGGTGGACGCGTGACTGGCACGAACGACTTCGACCTCATTGTGATCGGCGCGGGCACCGGCGGCAATGGCGTGGCGCGCATGGCTGCGGCCGCAGGCTGGAAGGTGGCCATCGTCGATCAGCTTCCCTATGGCGGCACCTGCGCGCTTCGGGGATGCGACCCCAAGAAGATGCTGGTCAGCGTAACCGAAGGTGTCGAACAGGCGCAGGCGATGGCGGGCAAAGGACTGGTGGCCGCGCCACGGGTCGACTGGGCCGAGATGATGGCCTTCAAGCGGACCTTTACCGACGCCATGCCCGGCCGCATCGAGGCCGGCCACGACAAGGCCGGGATCGCCACGCTGCACGGCACGGCGCGGTTCACTGCACCCGACACGGTCGAGATTGACGGCGTGGCGCATCGCGCGCGGCATTTCCACATCGCCACGGGGGCACGGCCTGCATCTCTCGGTATCCCGGGCGAAGTGCATCTGATCACCAGCACCGATTTCCTCGAACTGCCGGAGTGTCCGCGGCGCATTGCCTTCGTCGGTGGCGGCTACATTGCGATGGAGTTCGCCCATATCGCCGCGCGCTCCGGTGCCGAAGCGGTTACCGTGCTGCAACGCGGTGCGCGCATCCTGCCGAACTTCGACCCCGACCTGACAGAAATTCTGGCCGAGGCGACGAAGGCGCTTGGCGTCACTGTGCACACAGGGGCCGAGGTCAGCGGGATCGCGCGGGACGGCGACGCGTTTCGCGTGCACTTCGATACGCCCGACGGGCCGCAGGACATTCTCTGCGACCGGGTGGTCCACGCGGCGGGGCGGATGCCGAACATCGACACTCTGAACCTTGACGCAGCAGGGGTGCAGGCGGGTGCGCGCGGCATCACCGTCAGCGCCGCCATGCGCACCACGAATTCCGCAATTTTCGCTGCGGGCGACTGTGCCTACAGCGGGCCAAACCTGACGCCGGTTTCGGCGAATGAAGCGCGCGTCGCCGCCAAGAACCTGCTGGCCGGTCAGGACGCCCGCGAAATTACCTATCCGCCGATCCCGAGCACCGTGTTCACCCTGCCGCCCATGGCCAGCGTCGGCCTGTCCGAGGCTGCCGCGAAAGAAGAGGGCCGCGAGGTCGACGTGCATTTTGCCCGGACCGAAGACTGGTATTCGTCGCTGCGCGTGGGGGCAAAGGCCAGCGGCTACAAGGTTCTGGTCGAGCGCAAGACGGGGCTGATCCTTGGCGCGCATCTGATCGGTCCCGGCGCGGAGGAACAGATCAACATCTTCGCCATGGCCATGGGGGCCGGACTGACGGCCAACCAGATCAAGGCGGCGATCTTCGCCTATCCCAGCTACGCCTCCGACCTCGGGTCGATGGTCTGAAATACCAAAGGAATACTGACATGAACGAATTCACAATCACCAACACCGGCCACGCCGTCCCGACTGCCAAGGGCGACCAGTTCGACCTGATCGTTGTGGGTGCGGGCTCTGCCGGGTTTTCCGCCTCAATCACCGCCGCCGAGAGCGGCAAGCGCGTGGCGCTGGTTGGTCACGGGCTGATCGGGGGCACCTGTGTGAATGTCGGTTGTGTGCCGTCCAAGGCGATGATCCGCGCCGCCGAAGCGGTGC
This window harbors:
- a CDS encoding helix-turn-helix domain-containing protein, which gives rise to MAQQTKPKEQEKQLRENEKKWTKTLMESGFTVFPSVILERQKALGLSPLEVNILLFLCTFWWTKDGRPRPAIGTIAEAVGRSPRHVTRVITGLVEAGLIERHQRSYKETGNLTNEYSFDGLIKEVMPFAKEKIEEREAKTAEKKAKTSKKGKPTLRVVKDSD
- a CDS encoding recombinase family protein, with the translated sequence MKIGYARVSTGEQNLDLQIEALTEAGCDRIITDQAQSGTTAAESRAGFSEVMGLLGERDLLVVWKLDRVGRSIADLIHLLKLFGDRGIEFRSLTDGIDTTTAGGRLVFHIMGALAEFERDLIQERTKAGLRAAKKRGKRLGRPPALTAAQIAHAKTAIEAKRETVSGMAEILGVNRSTLQRAIAQIAG
- a CDS encoding helix-turn-helix domain-containing protein — translated: MSGHEMEISLTRGELARATGCNIETIRYYEKTGLLPDPPRTAAGYRIYAAAHVSRLRFILRARELGFTLEDIKGLLGLEDGTVPTCAEVKARTDRHLADVRAKIADLHRIESALAQTAARCSGADVPHCPVLDALDRY
- a CDS encoding mercuric transporter MerT family protein, producing the protein MALTDERTNTCAAGQSSRKGWLAAGGVLGAFLASACCIGPLVLLMLGISGAWISTLTALEPYKPIFAVIALGFIAAGFRQVYFRKPTVCEPGSYCARPSSARITKTALWAALILVVAALSIDWWAPLLY
- a CDS encoding heavy-metal-associated domain-containing protein, which codes for MKKLFVLALLAVSGAPAITAIPASAQSVAAEQSVTFAVDNMTCALCPVTVKRAMERVEGVRDVEIDFAARTATVLFDAATTNAEAIAQASANAGYPAVTGG
- the merF gene encoding mercury resistance system transport protein MerF, coding for MADGTDSKLLATGIVGTVIAALCCFTPVLVVALGGFGLAAVLGWIDYVLFPALAFFIGLTIYAVARKTRRARQH
- a CDS encoding NAD(P)/FAD-dependent oxidoreductase, whose amino-acid sequence is MTGTNDFDLIVIGAGTGGNGVARMAAAAGWKVAIVDQLPYGGTCALRGCDPKKMLVSVTEGVEQAQAMAGKGLVAAPRVDWAEMMAFKRTFTDAMPGRIEAGHDKAGIATLHGTARFTAPDTVEIDGVAHRARHFHIATGARPASLGIPGEVHLITSTDFLELPECPRRIAFVGGGYIAMEFAHIAARSGAEAVTVLQRGARILPNFDPDLTEILAEATKALGVTVHTGAEVSGIARDGDAFRVHFDTPDGPQDILCDRVVHAAGRMPNIDTLNLDAAGVQAGARGITVSAAMRTTNSAIFAAGDCAYSGPNLTPVSANEARVAAKNLLAGQDAREITYPPIPSTVFTLPPMASVGLSEAAAKEEGREVDVHFARTEDWYSSLRVGAKASGYKVLVERKTGLILGAHLIGPGAEEQINIFAMAMGAGLTANQIKAAIFAYPSYASDLGSMV